The Pseudomonadota bacterium genome contains the following window.
CCACACGATCCCATCCCGGGCGGTGACGGGCGAGCTCATGCGCTTTAATCCGACAATAAACAGGACCGCGGCGCTGAAATAGGCGAGTTGGATGAGCGTATTCATTTGTTTTCCTTATTTGTTCTTCTTGCTGCTCTTAAACATTTCGAGCATACGTTCGGTCACCACGTAGCCGCCAACCACATTACCAGCGGCCAGGATCACCCCGGTAAATCCGATCGCCAACTCGAGCGTGCTGTTGGGATCTGCTTTACCCAAGGCGACCATGGCGCCGACCAGCACGATACCGTGCACGAAGTTCGAGCCCGAC
Protein-coding sequences here:
- a CDS encoding NAD(P) transhydrogenase subunit alpha; the encoded protein is MIEGFVALYIFMLAAFTGYEVISRVPVILHTPLMSGSNFVHGIVLVGAMVALGKADPNSTLELAIGFTGVILAAGNVVGGYVVTERMLEMFKSSKKNK